GAAAAGATACATCCATGGTGGTGAAGTATTTGCGGTGACTCGGGGAATAACACTTGTAGCCTTTTTGAGTTGGAGAATAGCCAATGAATAGACATTTAAGTGATTTAGGATCGAGTTTGCCCTGGTTGTAGAGGTGGACATACGCACAACAGCCAAAGACCTTGGGAGAGAGGTTGGAAATAAGTCGTGTGGTGGGGAATGATTGACTTAAGACTTGGCAAGCAGATGCAAACCTGAGACTTCTAGAGGGCATACGATTGATAAGATATGTTGCAGTGAGAACTGCCTCACCCCAATAAAATTTAGGAACATTTGACGTGAATAGGAGAGAGCGAGCAACTTCTAATAGATGCCTATTTTTCCGTTCAGCAATgccgttttgctgaggagttttGACACATGAGCTGGTGTGTATGATTCCGTATGATGTGAAGTAGTGCTCAAGTTCATGGTTAAAGAAATCTCCGCATTGTCCGAATGAAAGATTTGTATCTGTGATTGAAATTGAGTTAGAATCATCATATGAAATTGTTTAAACAATTTGCTCGCTTCTGATTTTGTTTTCATGAGGTATACCCAACTTAGACGAGTATGATCATCAACAAATAATAGAAACCATCGAGCACCATTGATGTTTGGGACCCGAGAGGCACCCCATATATCGCAGTGTATCATTGAAAACGGTTTGGATGCCGTGTAAGGTCGGGGAGAGTATGTATTCCGAGTATGTTTAGACAACTGACATATATCACATgaaaaatcatgaacatttttattgatAAACAATTTGGGAAACATACGTTTGAGATATGGGAAATTTGGATGACCTAATTGGTAATGAAGCAACATAATATCACTGTGTTTATTTGACTGAAAACAAAATGTACTAGAAGCATGTAGTGAAGAATGCACGTGGCAATGATGGCTTGTGTTGAGGGTTGTTTTGAGAAGGTAGAGCCCAGCACACAGTTTAGCACACCCAATCTTCATCCTTGATCCCTGATTCTGAAAAATACACGAATGATCATCAAATATTGTTAAACATTTCAAGTCCTTGTTTAGTTGACTAACTGATAGTAAGTTGCAATTAAGTTGTGGAATGCAAAACACATTCTCAAGTTTCATGTTATAAGTGACTTGGACAGTTCCAATTCCCTTCACAGTTGCTTGTGATCCATCTGCTATTGTGACAGGTAATGATTTGATCACAAGGTGTATATGTAGAGAACACTGATTTGTTACCCGTCAATGTGGTCGGAAGCACCTGAATCTACTATCCATGATGAGTGATCTGCCTGAGCATGAAGAGCTTGAGAGATGGTACCTCGTTGAGCGATATTGCCTGAGCTGGAGGAAGAAGCAGATTGTGGCTGTGCGTTGCTGATGAGATTGTGGAGGACATCGAGTTGCTCTTGCTGAATGGTGGCATAGATGTAGTGTTTGCACGAGTCTCTTGATCTCCAAAGTTGCGTGATGGCTTCCAGTCTTGTGGTTTTCCATGGATTTTCCAACAGGTCTCCCGAGTGTGTCCTGGACGGCGACAATGGTCGCAGTATGGTCGAGCCTTCCGAGGTCTGTTGTCAGAGGTGACTTTAGCGGCATGGAGCTGAGTGTGTTCGGCAGATAATAATGCTGATGATTCTGCAGGGATTGACAGCGTTGGTGAATCTTCGCCCATCATTACCTTCCTTCGGCTCTCTTCATGCCGAACTGGTGAGAAAGCTTCTCGGAGAGAGGGAAGAGGCTTGATACTAAGGACTCGTCCTCTTACTTCGTCCAGCTCCTTGTTGAGGCCGGATAATAGCTTAAATACTCGTTTGGTCTCAACGATCTTGTTGTAGAGTGTGGAATCTTCAGGGCATGTCCACTGATGGTTGTCATAGAGGTCGAGTTTCTGCCATAACCGAGTCAGAGTGCTGAAATAATGGGTGACCGTAGATTCACCTTGTCGTAACTCATGAAGGATGCTTTCTGTCTCAAATAGTTCCGAGGTATTTTCGGTACTAGAGTAGGTTATTTTAGCGGCTTCCCAAATGTCAGCAGCTGTGGCAAAGAGTAAGAAGTTCTCTCCGATCTCGGTTGTCGTAGAGCTGATGAGCCATGACTGGACCATACTGTTGTTGGTTTTCCAGGTTCTGTAGTTCGGATCGTCTTCCTTAGGAGCCTTCGCTGTTCCAGTGAGGTGATCATCTTTGCCTTTGCCGCGTACGAACATCAAGACGAATTGAGACCACGCAAGGTAATTGTGGCCATTGAGTTTGTGATTCGTCACAAATTGGGAAAAGGAATCAGCTGTGTTTGAGTTGGTCATGGTAGATGATTGCATATCAGCTGTGGTGGTATATGCGTGAGCTTGGCCAATTTTGGTCATGGTGTTTGGGTTTTATttccttgctctgataccatgaagAAATGCTTGAGAAAAAATTCTACTCATATTATTGATAATTCACCTATATATATACAGGAGTAACCCACAAAAGAAGGAACAAACCCAAGAACTGAAGATCCGAGAAACAAGCTCAGTGAACAACTAACTACACAAATTCAGCTAACAAATTCTACTCATAAAGGACTATCCATTCCACGTTGGAGAAGCTTCTGGATAGATTTAGCTTCTGGATAGATTTTCTACATCGTTCATATTATATTATGTGTTTTAATACATGTTGTATGAAAAAATGACAGACTtccttttattttcgtttttgagaCATATACATGATAAAACTTGAGTTTTCATGCATTtaaattcatgattttgttTCACAAAGGGGATGCCATGATAGGGCTATGGGAAGGGACATTTTTCAATATGATTAAGGGTCCATAGATGCTTGGCTAAGGGCTAGACAAGTTAGGAAATAAGCTGAATAAAAATTTGGGTTATACAAGCTAGGGTTTCAACTTTGAGGGCAATAAAAGAGCATGCCTTGGGCTGCTGTTGGGTCACGTACAGGGGTCCTAAAGAGATCTAGTCATGGTCCTAGATGGGTCAAGGGGCACCAGGTGGAAAGAGAATGGTTGTCGATGCTAGGTAGAGTCGCGCAAGCCTTGAGACGACGGGTTGAGGGATGTGCTTGCATGGGCTGTAGGGTTGGTCTAGGAGCTAGTCTAGGGTTCGGTCTAGGTTTTAGGATGGTTGATTAGGGTCTGTACATGATGGGTAAGGGCTAGGCTCGATGGATTTGATGTTGGCTAGGGGCTAGGGTTCGAACAAGGGCAAGGAAAATTCAATAGGTTGTCTAGGATTTTTCGAGGGTTTTAAATGGCTTGATTTTGGTTGCATATGATATGGTTAGGTGTTAATAAACTATGattcaagtttggttaagtttcgagttgatTCAGGTTAATATCGGGACGtaggttcaagttttaaaacgaattgagAAATTAGTCAAGGAGCTTAAGTTTATGTCCAAGAAATGCTTATGAGTGTATTTTAAGGTATTACgataagtttggatggattcgGGTTATCATTTTAAGGTGCAAGGATAAATTGGAAAAGTTAGGGTTTAGgggcaaaacagtcattttacacctgaaaatgttagacgtcctggCAGTTCCTTGAATGCTGtaatgaatattaaaatatttattttgaaattttatgggattttaTGATGAGAAACAGTATATGCTAAAAGACGTATTGCATGCattgtttaaaagaaaaattatatatctgtataaatttttataagtgatgaacaTAATAAAACGTTGAAGGAGGCGACTTGATTGTGTCTAATAAGAAAGGaaatgatgatatgtaaggccaaggctcaattgatgggtgagagtgtcgttgatgtccccgccgcctggTACCATGGTTATACATAGACGAATCCATCGACAAAAAGCTGAAgcaaaagtcacaattaactatCTGGATTCAATAGAAGAGaaacgtatacgtatatgatgaaatgaAAAAGGTTACGATGAAAGGAAAAGTTTtaagttatgcatgttcatgaacagctattttattaaaaatatttttcattgttgcTTGTGGAtgtatacgtattacttgttataacAGTAAAGGTTTGCTAAGTCAATagattcactaggtgtgaatgatgcaagtgagcatgattttgatgatattgaggacttgatggttgaactagctggactgatggtgcacataacccgaggacctttgcTAGTTTTTCCGCATTATTATGATTTAAGAttactttaaagattttatcTCTTTTATGCTTTTGAAAGATTTCGAGAGGATTTAAAAGTTTTTGCTATTTTGAAAAATGCTAGTTTTGGTTTTGGTTGAAGGTTTACGATTTTACGTTATGCAGTgcgttttttttatttcaaataataaATTGGTTGGGTTGTTTTAAATggcaaaaaaatatatatgtatgtgtatgTATATTTCAGTCGAAGGCTTATAGAAAAAAAAACCAagtaattttaaagaaaaacgagtagtagaCGTTTCACTGTGGATGTTCAAGATACATGCTGTTCAAGGATCCGTGATCACTTTTGGAGACAATGTTAAGGGTAAGATCGTGTGTAAGGGTAATATTACCCATGAAAATgggataattaattatttttatatttgaaaataaatgcTATAATTTGATTAATATAAGTACAGGTAACTCTATGATCATAGCTATTTGTTGAATTTCGTAAAAACAATTGTTTAATCAAGGatgttgttggaacatttcatgtttgtaatcttgattttgatgttaacaaaacttgttattttatttttattgaatttaccCAAATGCGCAGAACCTAGAACTGATCAGGAtttaaactgatcagttatcaaaccaaaactgaagctatcgaggcGCAAACTAAAAGTGCCAACTGATTgcccaaactgaatcagttcaactgatatatcaaaaaccagttcaactgattgtccagctggtaggcagttcagcagaagaccttcagaagaccggccagctgatgaagagctcaactAATGAAGAGcacagctgaccagttcaactgaagcagcgaaatcagttcaactgacgagccaactgattttcACCACACCAGTTTaagaccagttcagaacatcagttaggaatcaatcaAATTGCAGAACACGGCAAGCTTATTCAAGGGAATCCAGCTCGGCGCACTGAGGAAAAGCTTTTGTCCAGTCAAAAGACAATAATAGACGTAGCAGCAGTGCTGAAAGCCAAAACGTTCCATAATGGCTGTCAGAAAGTACAGACGCATTTCGAGGAACGAATTCAAACTACAACGTTCATATTTGATGGGTCTTGGTGTACGGTTACATTGCTTCTATAAATACAGACCAAAATCATCAATATAAAAGTGTGTGAAGATctaaaaagaagagaaaaattgggCATGCCAACTGCTTAGTCTAGAAAAAAattctcagtgtgtgagaacactttcaggTTGTATTAatagttcagttctcacacacgcacacacacaattACTCACACATACAAAGATTGAGCTTATTGAATAGCTGactgagtcttgcacaaagacgttaaacttgtgtatgtagtctgaAATGTCCActacttttttttaataatcataaactcgaaaattactcattaaaaccatttaatattTCCATAAATCATAGTAATTTAACATTTGAAATCTCAAGTGCGTAAAAATCCCTAAATCATCAAATAACCAAAATTCCTACGTCGATCTTTAAAAAGatcaataaataataaaataaagcataaaatccctaataaaatccttaacaATAAttctttaaatgttttattgaaacgacctcgattttttttctaatcttaaattctaataaaataattaaacacaatcatgaatcataataaattaacaatttaaatctcaagtgcataaaataaaatcataaatcatcgaCTAACCAAAATTCTTACATCGAACTTTAAAAGATCGGCCAACAATAAAATTAAGCATACaaatatctctcataaaaatcattaacataatcTGTAAATCCTTAATCAatctagctagtgcggaaacataaaggtcCTTGGGCGTGTACTGATACACTCGATCTACTGAATCGTTAGCACctcccataaatcataaaatcatgcatcatacaaacctagtgagtctaaagactcagcacgttctaaacatggataacaaataatatatatacacccacatgcatttaaaaatcatttttatttaaaatagcttttaaacataaataaaccattaaaatcatttaagcataaataaatcatttaaaaataagatttgagcataaataaatcattttaaaaatatatttaatcctcatcataaatcatatatcataagaatcatttttatcataagctttcgattatatatcattttgggtgaagttttaTCCTTGAAAGTGGCTAGCTTTTATCatttggtcgactgatcagtcttcagctccacatggcccatgggggtgtgcactaggctccaccatggAAATACGATAGTCGCGGTTCCCTCGGGAGCCTTTTCCCATAGACGGGTTCCATCGAGTGCCCTTTCCCACAaatgggttccctctggggtcttttcccgtaaatgggttccctctggggTCTTTTCTCCTCacgaaatcatatatcataattatatcttttgtcacagtcaattcacattcctcaaaataatttttctttttctttaaaaatcataaaataggacagctttccaaaaataacattttaaacagtataaattgcacagctttaccataaatcataaaaatacatattatctCAAAATCATCATTCTAAATCATAGAATATCATTTTACAAGCATTATGATCTTTCGGGAAGCTGTCAAGCGTTTTCGTATTTTCTTAAGTATAAAAAGAATGTTTTGCCATTGGATgtaaaaattctcgaatttaactttttctcatttttaatgacatgagattattctaaataattatttaagcttaaatataatttttcataattttttaaaGCGTAAAACTaggattttcaattaattcctaccaaaacaacaacaataattaAAAGCGATAAGTAAAGATgcacaaatttgtttatggatgttcagaaaTTAATAACCCCTATATAACCATTTCTTGTACTTAGGAAGAAATccattaaaagactttgatttatacgaCCTTTGTAAAACTTAGGACTTATCCCTTACCTAATTAATAGAAAATCTTAGCATACTTTCGATTGTAGACCGCGACTCATAATtcacataatatattttttttttttgaaataagtCACAGATATCCATTACTTAATTTCCAAAGAGTCTGTCAATACAATATTCATAAAGGTTGATGAAAACATACAATTAAACCATTCTCCAATAACATCATTCTTAATAGCTTCCGTTGCTATATGATGAGCTGCTTTGTTTGACGATCTTCTCGCATGTCGAAGTGATATAAATTCTGAAGAGTTCAAGCAAGATCTGATTTCTGTAATGATCCACCCATCTGAGCCACGATCTTCACCAGGTTTGGTTACTGCCTGAACCGCCTGGATTGAATCTGAAAAAATGCAAACATTCCTGAAACTATTACGTCGACAAAATTCTATTCCTTCTCGAATAGCCATCAATTCCGCCCCCTTCACTGAACTCGAAGGTCTAATAAGGCAAGCCTTTGCTCCCACGACACCCCCAGCCGAATTCCGTAAAACCACCCCAACACTGAATTTATTCCTGATTTCACAACAACCAGCATCAACATCCAATCGCAATTGATTTGGTACCGGTGGATGCCACACATGGTCTGGAGCCAATGATCCATCCAACTGTGAATACCTATCCAAATTACTTGCGCGTCGATATACATCCAACAATTGAACTGCCCAATCAATTCTCAACTCTTTTTGTAGTCCAGTAGCAGAATGATTAATCTTACAAATCTCATACCAGATAGCCCATGACATTAT
This Primulina eburnea isolate SZY01 chromosome 2, ASM2296580v1, whole genome shotgun sequence DNA region includes the following protein-coding sequences:
- the LOC140824307 gene encoding uncharacterized protein: MSWAIWYEICKINHSATGLQKELRIDWAVQLLDVYRRASNLDRYSQLDGSLAPDHVWHPPVPNQLRLDVDAGCCEIRNKFSVGVVLRNSAGGVVGAKACLIRPSSSVKGAELMAIREGIEFCRRNSFRNVCIFSDSIQAVQAVTKPGEDRGSDGWIITEIRSCLNSSEFISLRHARRSSNKAAHHIATEAIKNDVIGEWFNCMFSSTFMNIVLTDSLEIK